The sequence below is a genomic window from Candidatus Cybelea sp..
GAACGCGTCCGCCGAGCGCAGCAGCGTGCCCGCGTTCGCCGGGTCGCCAAGGTCGGCCAAAACGAGCACCAGTGCGTTGCCTGCGAAGATCGCGGGCAGGTCCCAGCGGCGGGGCCGGGCGACGGCGACGATCCCGGCTGGGGTCGTCAGATCGGAGAGCTGCTTGGCGACGGCAGAGTCGACGAGATGGACCGTCGCCCCGTCCGCCTCGATCTCCCGCACGAGCGGTGTCGCTGCGTATGCTTCGGGCGTGACGAAGAGTTCCTCGATCGCAAAGGAACTGGCGCGTGCTTCCTGCAGCAGCGTCGGACCCTCGAAGACAAACAGGGCGTGCTCGGCGCGTCCCTTGGACGAGCGAAGCTTGCGGACGCGAGCGAGCCGCGGCGAATGGGCGCCGATCTGTGCCGCCATCTTCGGAGCTCTCCCTAGCTCTTTGCGGCGCGGGACGCGAGCCACGCGCGGGCAGCAATCAGGATCAGCCCGGAAAAAATCGCGGCGAGCATGATTGCGATTTTGTCGTTAAAATGGTGGGGGACCAGCGTGCGCACGAAGAGATAGACCGATGCAACGAAGACGACCAGAAAGAAGCCGAGCCATCCGATTTCGATCCAGATGGACGTGCGAGATTTCGGCACCTCACGAGCTTAGCCACGAGGCTGCGCCCAAGCCTTCCGCCAAGTCAACGCCGCAATGAATTACCGGCCCCGGGTGCTCGAATCACGTGAAGTCTTCCGGGGGCGCGTCTTTACCGTTCGCGCCGACGAACTCGAATACGAAGACGGCACGACCCATCGCGTCGACGTGGTCGAACACGGAGCATCGCTGGCCATCCTGGCGACCCCGGCTCCGGGTAAGGTCGTTCTGGTTCGCCAGTATCGCCATCCCGCACGGACGTCGCTCTGGGAGCTCCCCGCGGGCACGAGCGAAGCGGGCGAATCGCCCGCCGAAGGGGCCCGCCGCGAGCTGCAAGAGGAGACCGGATACACGGCCGGGCGGTTGAACCCGATCGGTTCGTTTTGGATGACGCCGGGATTCTGCTCGGAGC
It includes:
- a CDS encoding NUDIX hydrolase — translated: MNYRPRVLESREVFRGRVFTVRADELEYEDGTTHRVDVVEHGASLAILATPAPGKVVLVRQYRHPARTSLWELPAGTSEAGESPAEGARRELQEETGYTAGRLNPIGSFWMTPGFCSELMHIFHADELVEGAPAFDDDERIEIGTFTLEAAWRLVANGATDAKTMLGLSWLKGVRGEIGTHASR
- a CDS encoding RNA methyltransferase; the protein is MAAQIGAHSPRLARVRKLRSSKGRAEHALFVFEGPTLLQEARASSFAIEELFVTPEAYAATPLVREIEADGATVHLVDSAVAKQLSDLTTPAGIVAVARPRRWDLPAIFAGNALVLVLADLGDPANAGTLLRSADAFGCDGVIFGPLGVEPFHPKVVRGSMGAVFRLRTAVASPPEVAAAAAAAHVRLLGLDTRGTALTGELREGPAALVIGHERRGLGPWEALCDALIALPMRGRAESLSAGVAGSIALFEASRTYPRQ